The DNA sequence CAAGGTTAAAGGCATTGcatttggatgcgggcatgacaacGAAGGACAAGGATTCTCTCAGGGTGGTGGCCTTGTGGGACTGGGAAGAGGTGGTCTCTCCCTTATCTCACAGCTGGGTTCCAAAGCAGAGAACATGTTCTCTTACTGTCTTTTGCCCATCACCGACTCTTCTTCACAAACCAGCCCCCTCTTCTTCGGCGAGGGTGCTTCCTTGAGCGGAGGAGCCAAGACTCTCCCACTCATCAAGAGCAGTATCATTCCCACTTTCTGGTACATTCCTATTACAGGAATcaccctcaatggtaaggcactagATATTCCTCCTGGAACTTTCGATCTGCAATCGGACGGCAGCGGAGGTATGATCATCGACTCCGGAACCACTGTTACCATCCTGGACCAGGCTGCCTACTCTCCTCTTAAGGAAGCAATTCAGTCCGCCATTGATCTCACTCCTGTAGACGGCTCTTCTACAGGTTTGGATCTTTGTTACCACACATCATCCGCTCACCTCACCTTGCCAACCCTCGTCTTCAACTTCAAAGGCGGCGTGGATTACGAGCTTCCGGCAGACAACTTTTTCATTCAGGCATCTGAAAATCTCTTGTGCCTGGCAATGTTGGGTGAACCATCGGGGAATCCTTCCATCTTCGGAAACATACAGCAGCAAAACTTCCATATCCTTTACAACAATGCTCAGAACACGCTCTCTTTCAAGCCCACTAAGTGTGATTCTCTTTaaatcatcatctccctcttctaattcttcttcttctctttttctgtcTCTCTCATTTCCTCTTCCTCTGTCCTTCGAATGCAATATGTGATCTCGTCTCCTGCGTCTGCCTATTGCACTGTCCGATATGCGAATCATGTAAATTTTCATCTTCGTAGCTGCTTATTTTCAGTAAAATTGTTTGGCCCCTGTTGTTCTCGGGGACCTTCATCTATGGTTCCTTATGATATGCTACACTATGTGTGTTATtttggcatggaaatgaaggtgcgatAATTGATTATCAAAATATAAATTGCGTGTTAAAACAACGACAAgagaatttatataattataaagcaTTTGTAATGGTCTTATCTTTTCTTCAAGTCTTAAgtgtaaaataaattattgtatgCCTATGAATATTTTTAATGGTATTTAACTTTAAGATCCGTGTCTGTGATTTATACATTCAAATAATACTTATTTTCAATCATGTCCGTATTTCACATTACTAAGATCAAACACAATTTAATGTAGCCTATATATAAGGTAAGGTTGTTGCTAAGAAGGTCTCTCTAATTTTCTCACAATTACTATTGTATAATTTTCTACTAGAGAAGACGAGTTCTCGAGAATTAAGAATATCATTTTGGAGCCTTTGCAATTTATTTAAAAGTGCTAATATTTAAGGCTATGCCTATATCACGATTCACGATTACCTATCAACGCTTTATAGTGCATTCGATGACATCTTACACAAATCTTATATAGAAAACTTATTGATGGTGAATCGGGGCCTCTCATTTGAAAGGTTGCTACTACACTACAACGCACCttagataataaaattaaattatgtaatgtatttGTGCTTCAAAGTATGGATGTTAGACCACACATCAATTTTCAGCCATTGATAATGTGACATGATTACTTGTTTTCAACATTTTAATAGGATTGCATTAGGTTTTGGAACTTTTTTTCGTgacctaaaaaattaaaatattagtggACTACAACATAATAACACAATTATTGAGAAAAGTTTTGATTGCCTACAAAAAATCATAGTATCTTCACTCTTTCACCTTGTAAATCCTAACATGTTAATTTCAATTTCACATGATCTATGTTGCAGTGTCTACTTACGTATTATTATAGTCCAATGAACACAAAGGATACTAAAATCAATTATTTGAGAGAGTTGACACTTATTAGATTTTTAGATAGCCAAAAAACTTCTCAGATGAATAAAATATTGGTTGAGATAATTCTTAAatagatattattatatttatttaaataaacaataatttcttaaaaaatatccttaatatagagggagagagaactaATTATATATTCCAAGGAAAAAGTATTCGTAGTATTACATAGTTTACAATTGATAAAGCATTAACAAGTAAGAAACAcacaatgaataataaataaaacatataaatttaaaataattattaaatcaacCTCATACTTATTTCACCTTGACAATGCAAGGAGGGTAAGAGGAGGGATGGCGGCCCAATATGCTATTCATATAGTTTCTAAGGGCATTGGACAACATCTAAACTAACATCTTagcttatattttcttagtttattcaATTGGGCGATGAAGGTGAAGAGTGGAGtgcatttacatttgattaaattcttgttctaatttcattcttattatttatttattatcttgtaAAACTATTGTGCTAACTAGATAATGTGCAacctttgttaaggatttttccatctccctcgacccgatcaaccacctaaggtgagatgcatttagagcTACAAGCGATATAAAAAATTCTATGTTTCTCAATGCTCGACAATGTATGTCACACGAGGATAATATTAGGAAGTTTTAGATTGAACCAGTTTAAACAGagcctcctcttttctttttttattttattttggtaattactcCTTCAGCAAGGCATTTAACTA is a window from the Cryptomeria japonica unplaced genomic scaffold, Sugi_1.0 HiC_scaffold_116, whole genome shotgun sequence genome containing:
- the LOC131865667 gene encoding aspartic proteinase nepenthesin-1-like; protein product: MERSKLLGFVVLICFTIPTISCSSDRLFSGWPKSSSDENVKIRVNMTRRSERELGFSERLGLAVDRSKKRMKKIEALIRGQLDAETPVEVGDGEFLMSVALGTPSVSFEAIVDTGSDLIWTQCKPCKDCFSQPTPIFDPSKSPTFSTIPCGDSLCDALGSTQTGCNPDCTFMYQYGDGSFTSGDLAYETLSIGSSKVKGIAFGCGHDNEGQGFSQGGGLVGLGRGGLSLISQLGSKAENMFSYCLLPITDSSSQTSPLFFGEGASLSGGAKTLPLIKSSIIPTFWYIPITGITLNGKALDIPPGTFDLQSDGSGGMIIDSGTTVTILDQAAYSPLKEAIQSAIDLTPVDGSSTGLDLCYHTSSAHLTLPTLVFNFKGGVDYELPADNFFIQASENLLCLAMLGEPSGNPSIFGNIQQQNFHILYNNAQNTLSFKPTKCDSL